One window of the Nocardia huaxiensis genome contains the following:
- a CDS encoding alkyl/aryl-sulfatase, whose protein sequence is MGAPTEPSEYIVQKQQRAIAELPFGNTVDQADADRGFIAALEPGTVRDAAGKVVWDTESYSFLQGTCPSSVHPSLWRQCGLTLRQGLYEVTEGIYQIRGLDLSNMTLVEGRTGVIVIDPLISEETARAGLALYRAHRGDKPVTGLLYTHSHVDHFGGAMGVTTVEDAESGRCPVLAPAGFLEHAVAENVYAGTAMGRRAAYMYGAALPRGPKGQVGAGLGQTTSTGTVSLIAPTLDITHTGQEETIDGVRIVFQITPGTEAPSEMNFHFPDRRALCMAENATHTLHNLLTLRGALVRDPHVWAKYLTESINLFAYDADVVFASHHWPTWDTERLVEYLALQRDLYAYLHDQTLRRLNQGYVGAEIAEMLQLPPAVDTAWANRGYYGSVSHNVKAIYQRYMGWFDGNPAHLWEHPPVESAKRHVEFMGGAEETLRKARVSFDNGDYRWTAQVLNYVIFADPSNAAAKTLLASTYDQLGYGAENSTWRNFYLMGAYELRNGNIGTPTTPNAPSMLAALSVDQVFDALALRLDGPRAWHEKAISDWRFTDENRIHRLELRNGVLLHYDRPDRDDLPQADVTFTLTRPTLIGVLLAGQDLGAAVQSGALAIAGDAQGFTKLVALFDEPNPDFAIVTPD, encoded by the coding sequence GTGGGAGCACCGACGGAACCGAGCGAATACATCGTGCAAAAGCAGCAGCGGGCCATCGCGGAACTGCCCTTCGGCAATACCGTCGACCAGGCCGACGCCGACCGTGGTTTCATCGCTGCTCTGGAACCGGGCACGGTGCGCGACGCCGCCGGAAAAGTCGTGTGGGACACCGAGTCCTACAGCTTCCTGCAGGGCACCTGCCCGTCCTCGGTGCACCCCAGCCTGTGGCGGCAGTGCGGCCTCACCCTGCGCCAGGGTCTCTACGAGGTGACCGAGGGCATCTACCAGATCCGCGGCCTGGACCTGTCGAACATGACCCTGGTCGAGGGCCGGACCGGCGTGATCGTCATCGACCCGCTCATCTCGGAGGAGACCGCCCGCGCCGGGCTCGCACTGTATCGCGCCCATCGCGGCGACAAGCCGGTCACCGGTCTCCTCTACACCCACTCGCACGTGGATCACTTCGGCGGCGCCATGGGCGTCACCACCGTCGAGGACGCCGAGTCCGGTCGCTGCCCGGTGCTGGCCCCCGCCGGGTTCCTCGAGCACGCCGTCGCCGAAAACGTCTACGCCGGAACGGCAATGGGCCGCCGCGCCGCCTACATGTACGGCGCCGCCCTGCCCCGCGGCCCGAAGGGGCAGGTGGGTGCGGGCCTGGGCCAGACCACCTCGACCGGCACCGTCAGCCTCATCGCCCCCACCCTCGACATCACCCACACCGGCCAGGAGGAGACGATCGACGGCGTTCGCATCGTCTTCCAGATCACTCCCGGCACCGAGGCCCCGTCGGAGATGAACTTCCACTTCCCCGACCGTCGCGCCCTCTGCATGGCGGAGAACGCCACCCACACCCTGCACAATCTGCTCACCCTGCGCGGCGCCCTGGTGCGCGACCCGCACGTCTGGGCCAAGTACCTCACCGAGTCGATCAACCTGTTCGCCTACGACGCCGATGTCGTGTTCGCCTCCCACCACTGGCCCACCTGGGACACCGAGCGATTGGTGGAATACCTCGCGCTGCAACGCGACCTGTACGCCTACCTGCACGACCAGACGCTGCGCCGGCTGAATCAGGGCTACGTGGGCGCCGAGATCGCCGAAATGCTGCAGCTCCCACCGGCGGTCGACACGGCCTGGGCCAATCGCGGCTACTACGGCTCGGTCTCGCACAATGTGAAGGCCATCTACCAGCGCTACATGGGCTGGTTCGACGGCAACCCGGCCCACCTGTGGGAGCATCCCCCGGTCGAAAGCGCCAAGCGCCACGTGGAATTCATGGGCGGCGCGGAGGAAACCCTGCGCAAGGCGCGCGTCTCCTTCGACAACGGCGACTACCGCTGGACCGCGCAGGTGCTCAACTACGTGATCTTCGCCGATCCCTCCAATGCGGCCGCGAAAACCCTGCTGGCCTCCACCTACGACCAGCTCGGCTACGGCGCGGAGAACTCCACCTGGCGCAACTTCTATCTGATGGGCGCCTACGAACTGCGCAATGGCAATATCGGCACCCCCACCACGCCGAACGCGCCCAGCATGCTGGCCGCCCTGTCGGTCGACCAGGTCTTCGACGCCCTGGCGCTGCGCCTGGACGGCCCCCGGGCCTGGCACGAAAAGGCCATCAGCGATTGGCGTTTCACCGACGAGAACCGGATACACCGGCTCGAACTGCGCAATGGCGTACTGCTGCACTACGACCGCCCGGACCGCGACGACCTGCCGCAGGCCGACGTCACCTTCACCCTGACCCGCCCCACCCTGATCGGCGTCCTGCTGGCCGGTCAGGATCTGGGCGCGGCCGTGCAGTCCGGCGCGCTCGCGATCGCCGGTGACGCACAGGGTTTCACGAAACTCGTGGCCCTGTTCGACGAGCCGAACCCCGACTTCGCCATCGTCACACCGGATTAG
- a CDS encoding NAD-dependent succinate-semialdehyde dehydrogenase, with amino-acid sequence MTVMATEPLADIPVGHYIDGRWTDDEATMPVENPATGAVIAQVADAHAGTGVAALDAAVAAQSDWAATDPRRRSDLLMAVFRLLHERAERFATLITLEMGKPYAEALSEVAYGAEFLRWFAEEGVRGGGKYFRAPTGDRRILVTRQAVGPVFAITPWNFPLAMVTRKIAPALAAGCTVVLKPAPQTPLTALEFMRVLHDAGVPAGVVNCLTTSNAAEVSTPVITDERLRKLTFTGSTTVGRLLLAQASRRVLRTSMELGGNAPFVVLESADLDKAVSGAVAAKMRNTGQACVSANRFLVHESLAAAFAQRLAAQLAGLPVGDGMRPGTQVGPLIDRAAVDRVAGLVADAVDRGARLLPGAEIPQSTGYFVAPAVLTEVDPAARVLREEIFGPIAPITAFTTTDEALAAANATEAGLIGYVYGENLGETMLFAEGMQTGMVGVNTGVVSDAAAPFGGVKASGIGREGGSEGLEEYLETKYIGVAF; translated from the coding sequence ATGACGGTCATGGCCACCGAGCCGCTCGCCGACATCCCGGTGGGGCATTACATCGACGGCCGCTGGACCGATGACGAGGCGACCATGCCGGTGGAGAACCCGGCCACCGGTGCGGTCATCGCCCAGGTCGCCGATGCGCACGCGGGCACCGGCGTCGCGGCCCTGGACGCGGCGGTCGCTGCCCAGTCCGACTGGGCCGCAACCGATCCGCGTCGGCGCTCGGATCTGCTCATGGCGGTTTTCCGGCTGCTGCACGAGCGCGCCGAGCGGTTCGCCACTCTCATCACGCTCGAGATGGGCAAGCCGTATGCCGAGGCGCTGAGCGAGGTCGCGTACGGGGCCGAGTTCCTGCGCTGGTTCGCCGAGGAGGGAGTTCGCGGCGGTGGCAAGTACTTTCGCGCACCGACCGGGGACCGCCGAATTCTGGTGACCCGCCAGGCGGTGGGGCCGGTCTTCGCCATCACGCCGTGGAACTTCCCGCTGGCCATGGTGACTCGCAAGATCGCGCCCGCACTCGCGGCCGGGTGCACCGTGGTGCTCAAGCCGGCACCGCAAACACCGCTCACCGCACTGGAATTCATGCGCGTTCTGCACGACGCGGGGGTGCCGGCGGGCGTGGTCAATTGCCTCACCACCTCGAACGCCGCCGAGGTCTCGACTCCCGTCATCACCGACGAGCGACTGCGCAAGCTCACCTTCACCGGTTCCACGACCGTGGGCAGGCTGCTGCTCGCCCAGGCGTCCCGCCGGGTGCTGCGCACCTCCATGGAACTGGGCGGGAACGCGCCGTTCGTGGTGCTCGAATCGGCCGATCTCGACAAGGCCGTCAGCGGTGCGGTGGCGGCCAAGATGCGCAATACCGGACAGGCCTGTGTGTCCGCCAACCGGTTCCTGGTGCACGAATCGCTGGCCGCCGCATTCGCGCAGCGCCTGGCCGCCCAGCTGGCGGGGCTGCCGGTCGGCGACGGCATGCGGCCCGGCACGCAGGTGGGTCCGCTCATCGATCGCGCGGCGGTCGACCGGGTGGCGGGTTTGGTCGCCGATGCGGTCGATCGGGGTGCGCGGCTGCTTCCCGGCGCCGAAATACCGCAGAGCACAGGCTATTTCGTCGCACCGGCGGTGCTCACCGAGGTCGATCCGGCCGCCCGCGTGCTGCGCGAGGAGATCTTCGGCCCCATCGCGCCGATCACCGCCTTCACCACCACGGACGAGGCGCTCGCCGCCGCCAATGCCACCGAGGCGGGGCTGATCGGATACGTCTACGGCGAAAACCTGGGCGAGACCATGCTGTTCGCCGAAGGGATGCAGACGGGCATGGTCGGCGTCAACACCGGTGTCGTCTCCGATGCGGCCGCACCGTTCGGCGGAGTCAAGGCGTCCGGCATCGGCCGTGAGGGTGGCAGCGAAGGATTGGAGGAGTACCTGGAGACCAAGTACATCGGCGTGGCGTTCTAG
- a CDS encoding ARPP-1 family domain-containing protein encodes MTGLETLVRAPVDLSGYRLGAPQRAGALTMVPVHGPQRPGIVPPRSGLKLNRVVGYGSVELRNGSPSGVAIVPLHIGYIQEGAQNHALCSAALLGAGETRLFRDACCVQAAQGGYLEGRDQWFFVLPLELRAKALTLRGQEGYSKLWQEISAVNRRYQLPARGHLEQILTRQRAVLTQFRSRLELLPGQLGALFFVGKKFAGLEIAPDPRFFAEMWMPLVCFAYGVAAWQQEPEPPGGEPFPVADLTHLRAALERDRARAAAEVLSWMPAQAPIQTVEEERYLDLRLHTVTGGGLTGQLVGEHDRLVYASLFAAN; translated from the coding sequence ATGACCGGACTCGAGACACTGGTTCGCGCACCCGTCGACCTGAGCGGGTATCGGCTCGGTGCGCCGCAGCGGGCGGGAGCACTCACCATGGTGCCGGTGCACGGGCCGCAGCGGCCGGGCATCGTGCCGCCGCGATCGGGGCTGAAGCTGAATCGCGTTGTCGGATACGGGAGTGTGGAGTTGCGCAATGGCTCGCCCTCCGGGGTGGCCATCGTGCCGCTGCACATCGGCTACATCCAGGAGGGCGCGCAGAATCACGCGCTGTGCTCGGCCGCGCTCCTGGGTGCGGGGGAGACCCGCCTGTTCCGGGATGCCTGCTGCGTGCAGGCGGCGCAGGGTGGCTATCTGGAGGGCCGCGATCAGTGGTTCTTCGTGCTGCCGCTGGAGCTGCGCGCGAAGGCCCTGACGCTGCGCGGGCAGGAAGGGTATTCCAAGCTGTGGCAAGAGATTTCGGCCGTCAACCGGCGGTACCAGCTGCCGGCGCGCGGGCACCTCGAGCAGATTCTCACCCGCCAGCGCGCGGTGCTCACCCAGTTCCGCAGCCGGCTGGAGCTGCTGCCCGGTCAGCTGGGCGCGCTGTTCTTCGTCGGAAAGAAGTTCGCGGGCCTGGAGATCGCGCCCGACCCGCGCTTCTTCGCCGAGATGTGGATGCCGCTGGTGTGCTTCGCCTACGGTGTGGCCGCCTGGCAGCAGGAGCCGGAGCCGCCCGGGGGTGAGCCGTTCCCGGTCGCCGATCTGACGCACCTGCGCGCCGCCCTCGAGCGCGACCGGGCCCGCGCGGCCGCGGAGGTGCTGTCCTGGATGCCCGCCCAGGCTCCGATCCAGACCGTGGAGGAGGAGCGCTACCTGGACCTGCGGCTGCACACCGTCACCGGCGGCGGCCTCACCGGCCAGCTGGTGGGCGAGCACGACCGGCTGGTGTACGCCTCACTCTTCGCGGCGAATTAA
- a CDS encoding alkyl/aryl-sulfatase, whose product MFGVGAAALAAVGVGGTLSGCGSSDEVNPSATQTDPTDHVVAANRKIAESYPFSDTVDFADADHGFIADLKPGVVKDANGKVVWDNDSYGFLRGTCPSSANPSLWRQSQLVVKQGLYEVAPGFYQVRGLDLSNMTIIEGDRGIIVIDPLISTETAAAGLALYREHRGNRPVTGLIYTHSHVDHFGGTLGVVAREDVESGRVPVLAPVGFLEHAVSENIYAGTAMARRAAYMYGAALPRGEKGQIGAGLGQTTSTGTVTLIDPTIDITATGQQEVIDGVRMVFQMTPGTEAPSEMNFYFPDRRILCMAENAVHTLHNVLTLRGALVRDPHVWSKYLTESINLYARQSDVVFSSHHWPIWGTDKIVEYLSLQRDLYGYLNDQSLRLLNQGYVGSEIAEMMQVPPAIQQAWFTHGYYGSVSHNVKAIYQRYMGWFDGNPAHLWEHPPVDSAKRHVDAMGGADSALKTAQKAYDSGDFRWAVQVTNYVIFADPDNKKAKDLEASAFEQLGYGSECATWRNFYLSGAYELRNGSFGTPTSANSKGLLAALTVDQAFDAISLVIDGPRAWDTRITTDWRFSDDNNRVHRAELRNGVLIHYDRWPGDDLPAPDATVTLTRGAFLQNMLAGGSMQDAVVKGEVKIDGNPAVLLQFKNLVTKPDPNFAIVTP is encoded by the coding sequence ATGTTCGGGGTCGGGGCGGCGGCGCTCGCCGCGGTCGGCGTGGGCGGCACGCTCAGCGGGTGCGGCTCCTCCGACGAGGTCAATCCCTCGGCGACGCAGACCGATCCGACCGATCACGTGGTCGCGGCCAACCGGAAGATCGCCGAGAGCTACCCGTTCTCCGACACCGTCGACTTCGCCGACGCCGACCACGGCTTCATCGCTGATCTGAAGCCCGGCGTCGTCAAGGATGCCAATGGGAAAGTGGTGTGGGACAACGATTCCTACGGCTTCCTGCGGGGCACCTGCCCGTCTTCGGCCAATCCGAGCCTGTGGCGGCAGTCGCAGCTGGTGGTCAAGCAGGGTCTCTACGAGGTGGCTCCCGGCTTCTACCAGGTGCGCGGCCTGGACCTGTCGAACATGACCATCATCGAGGGCGACAGGGGCATCATCGTCATCGATCCGCTCATCTCCACCGAAACGGCGGCCGCCGGTCTCGCGCTCTACCGTGAACACCGTGGCAATCGACCGGTTACCGGACTGATCTACACCCACTCGCACGTCGACCACTTCGGCGGCACCCTGGGCGTCGTCGCCCGCGAGGACGTGGAGTCCGGGCGCGTCCCGGTGCTCGCCCCCGTAGGGTTCCTCGAGCACGCCGTCTCCGAGAACATCTATGCCGGCACCGCCATGGCCCGCCGTGCCGCTTACATGTACGGCGCCGCCCTGCCGCGCGGCGAGAAGGGCCAGATCGGCGCGGGCCTGGGCCAGACCACCTCCACCGGCACCGTCACCCTCATCGACCCCACCATCGACATCACCGCCACCGGGCAACAGGAGGTGATCGACGGCGTCCGCATGGTGTTCCAGATGACCCCCGGCACCGAGGCCCCGTCGGAGATGAACTTCTACTTCCCCGACCGCCGCATCCTGTGCATGGCCGAGAACGCCGTGCACACCCTGCACAATGTCCTCACCCTGCGCGGCGCGCTGGTGCGCGACCCGCACGTGTGGTCCAAGTACCTCACCGAATCCATCAATCTCTATGCGCGCCAATCGGATGTGGTGTTCTCCTCGCACCACTGGCCCATCTGGGGCACCGACAAGATCGTGGAATACCTTTCCCTGCAACGGGATCTGTACGGCTACCTCAACGACCAGTCACTGCGCCTGCTCAACCAGGGCTACGTGGGCAGTGAGATCGCCGAGATGATGCAGGTCCCGCCCGCCATCCAGCAGGCGTGGTTCACCCATGGCTACTACGGCTCGGTGTCGCACAATGTGAAGGCCATCTACCAGCGCTACATGGGTTGGTTCGACGGCAATCCGGCGCACCTGTGGGAGCATCCGCCGGTCGACTCCGCCAAGCGGCACGTGGACGCCATGGGCGGCGCGGACAGCGCCCTGAAGACCGCCCAAAAGGCGTACGACAGTGGAGATTTCCGCTGGGCGGTGCAGGTCACCAACTATGTGATCTTCGCCGACCCGGACAACAAGAAGGCCAAGGACCTCGAGGCGAGCGCCTTCGAACAGCTCGGCTACGGCTCCGAATGCGCCACCTGGCGCAACTTCTACCTCTCCGGTGCGTACGAACTCCGCAACGGCTCCTTCGGCACGCCCACCTCGGCCAACTCCAAGGGCCTGCTCGCCGCCCTCACCGTCGATCAGGCCTTCGACGCGATCTCCCTGGTCATCGATGGCCCGAGGGCCTGGGACACCCGCATCACCACCGACTGGCGCTTCAGCGACGACAACAATCGAGTGCACCGCGCCGAACTGCGCAATGGTGTGCTGATCCACTACGACCGCTGGCCCGGCGACGACCTGCCCGCCCCCGACGCCACCGTCACCCTCACCCGCGGCGCCTTCCTGCAGAACATGCTGGCGGGTGGCAGTATGCAGGACGCCGTGGTCAAGGGCGAGGTCAAGATCGACGGAAACCCGGCCGTCCTCCTGCAATTCAAGAACCTGGTCACCAAGCCGGACCCCAACTTCGCCATCGTCACCCCCTGA
- a CDS encoding VWA domain-containing protein: MNTAEILDHFRSRGAPLVLSRAGAVVWDDAEFHEAAYISDPEGYALLALVPGVRDAQRARVLLQVLRVSRAGLSEESRVVLDKCTRALIFGIPPNSVVTVLLALRRMRANHKHVARGILSFVLDHPDGELLIAARRPALRDAFEHALGKATARGCARLIAQGDVGSAELRRKLLRFSADPAVAVQRVAQLYGAGIHGVPALTDAVRPLELVRIRQPIVTVTNRGDIAATLVHVHRGVQAAELHTALGDYVTAAVRELPRLAGRVALVLDASESMRGYGDREWALLSQAEALRLVLARVCAELAVVEVGAHQAGPTDLAMGVLDALAQSPDLVVVVTDGYENRMPGDLARVAATLPGIGVRTPILLCLATFTASDNRSLRDPAPALPHESFWHQDDFGALLPWLFAHSPHGGDWIRTAATRFLDRRLEGVTP, encoded by the coding sequence ATGAACACCGCAGAAATTCTCGACCACTTCCGCAGCCGCGGCGCGCCACTGGTGTTGTCCAGGGCCGGCGCTGTGGTGTGGGATGACGCGGAATTCCATGAGGCCGCTTATATTTCGGATCCCGAGGGATACGCGCTGCTGGCGCTGGTTCCCGGCGTGCGGGACGCACAGCGGGCCCGGGTGCTTTTGCAGGTGCTCCGGGTTTCCAGGGCGGGATTGAGCGAGGAAAGCCGCGTGGTTCTCGATAAGTGCACTCGGGCACTGATTTTCGGGATTCCGCCGAATTCTGTTGTCACCGTGCTGCTGGCGCTCCGGCGTATGCGGGCCAACCATAAGCATGTGGCCCGGGGGATTCTGAGCTTTGTGCTCGATCATCCGGATGGGGAATTGCTCATCGCGGCGCGGCGGCCCGCGTTGCGGGATGCTTTCGAGCATGCGCTGGGCAAGGCGACCGCGCGCGGGTGCGCCCGGCTGATTGCCCAAGGCGACGTCGGGTCTGCCGAGCTGCGGCGGAAACTGTTGCGGTTCAGCGCTGATCCGGCGGTGGCGGTGCAGCGGGTGGCACAGCTGTACGGGGCGGGCATCCACGGGGTGCCCGCACTGACCGACGCGGTGCGGCCGCTGGAGCTGGTTCGGATTCGGCAGCCGATCGTCACGGTCACCAATCGCGGGGATATCGCGGCCACGCTGGTGCATGTCCACCGCGGGGTGCAGGCTGCCGAATTGCATACCGCCCTGGGTGATTACGTCACCGCGGCCGTGCGGGAACTGCCTCGGCTGGCAGGCCGGGTGGCGCTGGTGCTGGACGCTTCGGAGTCCATGCGCGGGTACGGGGATCGAGAGTGGGCGCTGCTGTCGCAGGCCGAGGCGCTGCGCCTGGTGCTGGCGCGGGTCTGCGCGGAGCTCGCCGTGGTCGAGGTCGGCGCGCATCAGGCCGGGCCCACCGACCTCGCGATGGGAGTGCTGGACGCGCTGGCGCAGAGTCCCGACCTGGTCGTGGTGGTCACCGACGGATACGAGAACCGGATGCCCGGGGACCTGGCGCGGGTGGCGGCGACGCTGCCCGGGATCGGGGTCCGGACGCCGATTCTGTTGTGCCTGGCCACTTTCACCGCCAGCGACAATCGGAGTCTCCGCGATCCCGCGCCGGCGCTGCCGCACGAGAGCTTCTGGCATCAGGACGATTTCGGTGCGCTGCTGCCGTGGCTGTTCGCGCACAGCCCGCACGGCGGGGACTGGATTCGCACTGCCGCAACACGATTCCTGGATCGTCGGCTCGAAGGAGTGACACCATGA
- a CDS encoding DUF222 domain-containing protein, translating into MTTHSTALAPNAPASGWPDLADVDLLRTLVETERRRRRLDAAMRAAVAEAERRGLAADTGYRDTVDLLTDLLRISTHEARRRIEYAAAPPPRSRSRKVWRVLAAAS; encoded by the coding sequence GTGACCACACATTCGACCGCGCTGGCGCCGAATGCTCCAGCATCGGGATGGCCGGACCTGGCAGATGTCGACCTGCTGCGCACCCTCGTCGAAACCGAACGCCGCCGGCGGCGGCTGGATGCCGCCATGCGGGCGGCCGTCGCCGAAGCCGAGCGCCGTGGCCTCGCCGCGGACACCGGCTACCGGGACACCGTGGACCTATTGACCGACCTGCTGCGGATCAGCACCCACGAGGCGCGCCGCCGAATCGAATACGCCGCCGCTCCGCCGCCCCGCTCACGTTCCAGGAAGGTATGGCGCGTGCTGGCGGCAGCCAGCTGA
- a CDS encoding zinc-binding dehydrogenase gives MRITGAVLEQSGRPRPFAGSRPITVCELELGDPGPTEVLVAIEAAGVCHSDLSVVDGNRPRPLPMLLGHEAAGTVLATGERVWDVRPGQRVVMSFLPRCEQCDACDRQGQLPCSAGTHTNNAGELLHHSGHLSRAGEPIRHHLGVSGFATHAVVDRASVVPVGDDVPPEVAALFGCAVLTGGGAVLNVANPRPGDGLLVIGLGGVGMAAVLTAKAIGVERIIAVDRLPEKLALARTLGATEAYTPEQLSEAQVRVRYVIECAGHPSAFETAYAATAPGGTTITVGLPAPQATVTLNPLSITAEARTVVGSYLGSAVPARDIPRYEQMWRAGLLPVEHLISARIGLGEINEAMDQLADGKAVRQVIVFGARQTDPEGRPATAALAANSGMDKEIS, from the coding sequence AATTGGGCGACCCCGGCCCCACCGAGGTGCTGGTCGCCATCGAGGCGGCCGGGGTGTGCCACTCGGATCTCAGTGTGGTGGACGGCAATCGGCCGCGCCCCCTGCCCATGCTGCTCGGCCACGAGGCCGCGGGCACGGTGCTCGCAACGGGCGAACGGGTGTGGGATGTACGGCCCGGTCAGCGGGTGGTCATGTCCTTCCTGCCCCGCTGCGAGCAGTGCGACGCCTGTGACCGGCAGGGGCAGCTGCCCTGCTCGGCGGGCACGCACACCAACAATGCGGGTGAGCTGCTGCACCATTCGGGCCATCTGTCCCGCGCCGGTGAGCCGATCCGGCACCACCTCGGCGTCTCCGGGTTCGCCACGCACGCCGTGGTGGACCGCGCCTCGGTGGTGCCGGTCGGCGACGACGTGCCACCAGAGGTCGCGGCCCTGTTCGGCTGTGCCGTTCTCACCGGCGGGGGAGCGGTGCTGAATGTGGCGAATCCGCGCCCCGGGGACGGCCTCCTGGTGATCGGCCTCGGCGGCGTCGGCATGGCGGCCGTCCTCACCGCCAAAGCCATTGGCGTGGAACGCATCATCGCCGTCGACCGATTGCCGGAGAAGCTCGCCCTGGCCCGAACGCTGGGCGCCACCGAGGCCTACACCCCGGAGCAGTTGAGCGAGGCGCAGGTCCGGGTGCGCTACGTGATCGAATGCGCCGGCCACCCCTCCGCCTTCGAAACGGCCTACGCCGCAACCGCTCCCGGCGGAACCACCATCACGGTCGGTCTGCCCGCGCCGCAGGCGACGGTGACCTTGAATCCGCTGAGCATCACCGCCGAAGCCCGCACGGTCGTCGGCAGCTACCTGGGCTCGGCGGTTCCGGCACGCGACATCCCACGCTACGAGCAGATGTGGCGAGCGGGGCTGCTCCCGGTGGAACACCTCATCTCGGCCCGCATCGGCCTCGGCGAGATCAACGAGGCGATGGATCAGCTGGCCGACGGCAAGGCCGTGCGGCAGGTCATCGTTTTCGGTGCGAGGCAGACCGACCCGGAGGGCAGGCCGGCCACCGCCGCTCTCGCCGCGAATTCCGGTATGGACAAGGAGATCTCATGA
- a CDS encoding GAP family protein: MQNATGQILMHAVGVAISPLAIIAVILILAGPHGRKNALAFALGWVTAVTAGLLALVVIGEEAGAHRDGHPASWIPWFRVVFGVLILLMALRQLRIHNALETGGELPPRLRALDEFTPGRCVALGAVLALSNPKNITQIAVGGVTVAEGSAGSLARTLAVVVFIVIASLCILIPLGVHYFGGSRAHGTLERWKEWTVRNHAGIMAMLLTLLGVKTFGDGLSGLL; encoded by the coding sequence ATGCAGAATGCGACCGGTCAGATCCTCATGCACGCCGTGGGCGTGGCGATCAGCCCGCTGGCGATCATCGCGGTGATTCTGATTCTGGCCGGGCCGCACGGGCGCAAGAACGCCCTCGCGTTCGCGCTGGGCTGGGTGACGGCCGTGACGGCGGGGCTGCTTGCGCTGGTGGTGATCGGCGAGGAGGCGGGAGCGCATCGCGACGGGCACCCGGCGAGCTGGATACCGTGGTTCCGGGTGGTGTTCGGCGTGCTCATCCTGCTGATGGCGCTGCGGCAGTTGCGGATTCACAATGCGCTCGAGACCGGCGGCGAACTGCCGCCGCGCTTGCGGGCATTGGACGAGTTCACGCCGGGGCGCTGTGTGGCGCTGGGAGCCGTGCTGGCGCTGAGCAATCCGAAGAACATCACGCAGATCGCGGTGGGCGGGGTGACGGTCGCCGAGGGCTCGGCCGGGAGTCTGGCGCGCACGCTCGCGGTGGTGGTGTTCATCGTGATCGCGTCGCTGTGCATTCTGATTCCGTTGGGGGTGCACTACTTCGGTGGCTCCAGGGCGCACGGCACCCTGGAGCGCTGGAAGGAGTGGACGGTCCGCAACCACGCCGGGATCATGGCGATGCTGCTGACCCTGCTCGGCGTGAAGACCTTCGGCGACGGGCTCAGCGGGCTGCTGTGA
- a CDS encoding TetR/AcrR family transcriptional regulator encodes MSDGTTVRRRRRNPEQTRKAIVDALLTAIKDGRFIPTAKDIADRAGVSERSIFVHFPGRNDLRVAAVEAQSDLVESLVVTPDPALPLEERITAVLGQSEAIFAAQRNPRLLGLLESQSIPAIDERMRLTDNRIREALARTFGPELTRGGETDAELLDLVEATVGWAYRHQLMDRRGLSQAEASRAITRALRALFAAGER; translated from the coding sequence ATGAGTGACGGCACGACCGTGCGCCGCCGCAGGCGCAATCCCGAGCAGACGCGCAAGGCGATCGTCGACGCGCTGCTGACGGCGATCAAGGACGGCAGGTTCATTCCGACCGCCAAGGACATCGCCGACCGGGCCGGAGTGTCCGAGCGCAGCATCTTCGTGCACTTTCCCGGACGCAACGATCTGCGGGTGGCGGCCGTGGAGGCACAGTCCGATCTGGTGGAATCGCTGGTCGTGACCCCGGATCCGGCACTGCCACTGGAGGAGCGGATCACCGCCGTGCTCGGGCAGAGCGAGGCGATCTTCGCGGCGCAGCGCAATCCGCGGCTGCTGGGACTGCTGGAGTCCCAGTCGATTCCGGCGATCGACGAGCGGATGCGGCTGACCGACAATCGGATTCGCGAAGCCCTGGCCCGCACCTTCGGCCCGGAGCTCACCCGCGGCGGGGAGACCGATGCCGAACTGCTCGATCTGGTCGAGGCCACCGTGGGCTGGGCGTACCGCCACCAGCTGATGGATCGGCGCGGATTGTCGCAGGCCGAGGCGTCGCGAGCGATCACCAGGGCGCTGCGCGCACTGTTCGCCGCCGGGGAACGCTAG